In the Euphorbia lathyris chromosome 5, ddEupLath1.1, whole genome shotgun sequence genome, one interval contains:
- the LOC136230444 gene encoding tryptophan decarboxylase TDC1-like translates to MGSLESNSNVNSNRRQFKPLDPEEFREEAHRMVDFIADYYKNIESYPVLPRVEPGYLHSELPKIPPNHPESFDNILKDIEKHIIPGLTHWVSPNFFGFFPATVSSAAFLGEMLCTCFNSVGFNWLASPASTELEMVVMDWLAHMFNLPTTFMFSGSGGGVIQNTSSEAILVTLIAARDRVLSKIGSHNLSNLVVYGSDQTHSTFFKASKLAGISPHNVRLLPTSLPNSFSLSPSTLQAAVKADLESGMVPLYICATLGTTSTTAIDPISSLADVANHYHIWMHVDAAYAGSACICPEFRHYLNGIERVDSLSVSPHKWLLTYLDCCCLWVKSPTLLLQALSTNPEYLKNKQSEFDSVVDYKDWQVGTGRRFKSLRLWMILRSYGLANLQSHIRSDIELANIFEGFVRSDRRFQMVVPRRFALVCFQLKGNKPGQKEMLNRKLLEWVNSTGRLYMTHTKVGGEYVLRFAVGATLTEERHVVAAWNLIIEAADALLKSA, encoded by the exons ATGGGTAGTCTTGAATCAAACTCAAACGTAAATAGTAATAGAAGGCAATTTAAACCCCTTGACCCGGAAGAATTCCGAGAAGAAGCTCATAGAATGGTTGATTTCATTGCAGATTATTACAAGAATATTGAATCATACCCGGTTCTCCCTCGAGTTGAGCCTGGGTATCTCCATTCTGAGCTTCCTAAAATTCCACCAAATCATCCAGAATCATTTGATAATATCCTGAAAGacattgaaaaacatattatccCTGGCCTTACCCATTGGGTGAGTCCTAACTTCTTTGGCTTCTTTCCCGCTACTGTAAGTAGTGCTGCTTTTCTTGGTGAAATGCTTTGTACTTGTTTCAATTCTGTTGGGTTTAATTGGCTTGCTTCGCCTGCTTCTACTGAGCTTGAGATGGTTGTTATGGATTGGCTTGCTCATATGTTTAACCTACCCACAACCTTCATGTTTTCAG GTTCAGGTGGAGGAGTGATTCAAAACACAAGTAGCGAAGCAATTCTTGTAACACTGATTGCAGCAAGAGACCGAGTTCTTTCAAAAATTGGTTCACATAATCTCTCAAATCTTGTTGTTTACGGTTCAGATCAGACCCATTCTACTTTCTTTAAAGCATCCAAACTAGCTGGTATTAGTCCCCATAATGTTAGATTATTACCAACTTCACTTCCTAATTCCTTTTCTCTTTCTCCTTCCACTCTCCAAGCTGCTGTCAAAGCTGATTTAGAATCAGGTATGGTCCCACTTTACATTTGTGCTACACTCGGTACTACTTCTACCACAGCCATTGATCCTATCAGCTCTCTTGCTGACGTGGCTAATCACTACCACATCTGGATGCATGTCGATGCTGCTTACGCTGGGAGTGCATGCATATGTCCCGAGTTCAGACATTACCTCAACGGGATCGAACGAGTTGACTCTCTCAGTGTTAGCCCTCATAAGTGGCTACTCACTTACCTCGACTGCTGCTGCCTCTGGGTCAAATCCCCCACTTTGTTACTCCAAGCATTGAGCACAAACCCTGAGTACTTAAAAAACAAGCAAAGCGAGTTCGACTCGGTTGTCGATTACAAGGACTGGCAAGTGGGTACGGGTCGGAGATTCAAGTCTCTCCGCTTATGGATGATACTGCGGAGTTATGGCTTAGCAAACCTTCAGAGCCACATTCGGTCGGATATCGAGCTAGCCAACATATTTGAAGGCTTTGTCAGATCCGACCGGAGATTCCAAATGGTGGTGCCCAGAAGATTCGCACTCGTGTGTTTTCAATTGAAAGGGAACAAGCCGGGTCAGAAAGAGATGCTAAACCGGAAATTGCTCGAGTGGGTAAACTCCACGGGTCGGCTTTACATGACTCATACCAAAGTCGGAGGAGAATACGTGCTCAGATTTGCTGTAGGGGCAACTCTTACAGAGGAACGCCACGTCGTTGCCGCGTGGAATTTGATAATAGAAGCAGCTGATGCACTGCTCAAGTCTGCATGA